A genomic window from Cinclus cinclus chromosome 5, bCinCin1.1, whole genome shotgun sequence includes:
- the LOC134044180 gene encoding small ribosomal subunit protein mS26-like gives MAPRGSLLLLALLLLSCSLPRGHGQHWSHGWYPGGKRDLRTPTNLQGWSPRAVPARGRKTRYDPPAKSKAGRVKLPPPVDPEELLVVLERYRQYRLVLSALRAEFRAEVLQRKGEELAAKGSVAELEEHRRLMAWNDEENARQRARREERLRKQEEEEKRKKLEIEEKQTRKMEAFLEEKEKEVLQLQEEAKNFITPENLEARIEECLDNPQNYNFAIDKDGRIVRRTVLS, from the exons ATGGCACCCCGCGggtcgctgctgctgctggcgctgctgctgctgagctgctccctgccccgcGGCCACGGCCAGCACTGGTCCCACGGCTGGTACCCGGGGGGCAAACGGGACCTCCGGACCCCCACAAACCTCCAG GGCTGGTCCCCGCGGGCGGTGCCGGCGCGGGGCCGCAAGACCCGGTACGACCCCCCCGCCAAGTCCAAGGCGGGCCGGGTGAAGCTGCCGCCCCCCGTGGACCccgaggagctgctggtggtgctaGAGCGGTACCGGCAGTACCGGCTGGTGCTCAGCGCCCTCCG GGCGGAGTTCAGGGCCgaggtgctgcagaggaaggggGAGGAGCTGGCTGCCAAGGGATCGGTGGCGGAGCTGGAGGAGCACCGGCGCCTGATGGCCTGGAACGACGAGGAGAATGCCCGGCAGCGGGCACGCAG AGAGGAGAGACTCAGGAaacaagaggaggaggagaagaggaagaagttAGAGATTGAGGAGAAACAGACCAGGAAAATGGAGGCTTTCCtagaggagaaggagaaggaggttCTCCAGCTGCAG GAGGAAGCCAAAAACTTCATCACCCCCGAGAATCTGGAGGCACGGATCGAGGAGTGCCTGGACAACCCACAGAACTACAACTTTGCCATCGACAAGGACGGGCGGATCGTCAGGCGCACGGTGCTGTCATAG
- the LOC134044178 gene encoding vasotocin-neurophysin VT, with translation MAEPSLPLSFLCLLALSSACYIQNCPRGGKRALADTALRQCMPCGPGNRGNCFGPGICCGAELGCYLGTVETRRCAEEDYLPSPCQAGGQPCGSGGRCAAPGICCTADTCSMDSSCLDEGSDSAQEAADEKNLTVLDGSAGDLLLKLMHLANRQQQQQQGKHPLL, from the exons ATGGCAGAGCCTTCGCTgcccctctccttcctctgcctcctcgCCTTGTCCTCCGCCTGCTACATCCAGAACTGCCCCCGGGGCGGCAAGCGGGCGCTGGCCGACACAGCTCTCCGACAG TGCATGCCCTGCGGCCCCGGCAACAGAGGGAACTGCTTCGGGCCCGGCATCTGCTGCGGTGCGGAGCTGGGCTGCTACCTGGGCACGGTGGAGACGAGGCGCTGTGCGGAGGAGGATTACCTGCCCTCGCCCTGCCAGGCGGGCGGGCAGCCCTGCGGCTCCGGGGGCCGCTGCGCCGCTCCCGGCATCTGCTGCACCGCCG ATACGTGCTCcatggacagcagctgcctggaCGAGGGCAGCGACAGCGCTCAGGAGGCGGCGGATGAGAAGAACCTGACGGTGCTGGATGGCTCGGCTGGAGATCTGCTCCTCAAGCTCATGCACTTGGCAAaccggcagcagcagcagcagcagggcaagcaccccctgctctga
- the LOC134044197 gene encoding neurophysin 1 — protein sequence MSCKALALCLLGLLTLSSACYIQNCPIGGKRAVLDMDIRKCLPCGPRNKGHCFGPNICCGEELGCYIGTSETLRCQEENFLPTPCESGRKPCGSGGSCAAPGICCSTEGCSTDSSCDQEMLFV from the exons ATGTCCtgcaaggctctggctctctgCCTCCTGGGGCTCCTGACTCTCTCCTCCGCTTGCTACATCCAGAACTGCCCCATCGGGGGCAAACGCGCCGTGCTGGACATGGACATCAGGAAG TGCCTGCCCTGCGGTCCCCGGAACAAGGGCCACTGCTTCGGACCCAACATCTGCTGcggggaggagctgggctgctACATCGGCACCTCGGAAACGCTGCGGTGCCAGGAGGAAAATTTCCTGCCCACCCCTTGCGAGTCGGGACGCAAACCCTGCGGTTCTGGAGGGAGCTGCGCCGCTCCCGgcatctgctgcagcacag agggctgcagcactgactcATCCTGTGACCAGGAGATGCTGTTTGTGTAG